The genomic segment TGCTGCGCGGCAATCTTGCCGCCGGCATGAGCGCGAGCCAAGGCGCATCACCGTCGACCTTGTGGGGCGAGGAGGTGCTGGCCGCGATGCAGGGCGGCGCCGATGCCGCCATGGCCGTGAAGGAGGTGACCGGCGCCGATGCGGGCCAAGGCTATCGGCAGCTTGCGGCGCTTGACCTGCAGGGCCACACGGGCGCCTTTACAGGTGATCTGAACACGCCCGAGATGGGCAGCGCGACGTTTGGCACGGGGGTCGTGTCGGGCAACATGCTGGCCGGGCTCGATGTGCTCGACGGTATGGTGCAGGCTTTCGAGTGCGCCAACGGCGGACTTGATCAGCGGTTGCTGGCGGCCCTGCGCGCGGCCGAAAAGGCCGGGGGCGACAGCCGGGGCCTGTTGTCGGCCGCGCTTCTGGTGCTGCACCCGGATCATGCGCCGCTGACCTTGCGGGTGGATCATCATCCCGACGATCCGATCGGCGCGCTGAGCGACCTGCACAAACGGGCCACGACCGGGGAGTATGCCTATTGGGCCGAGAAGGTGCCCGTGGCGAATGACCGGGAGCGGGGCCTTGACTGACTGGGGCGCCTGCGCGGCGGACCTGCTGGACGATCTGGCGAGCCTGTCGGAGCCCGGTTCGGGCGTGACGCGGCTGCCGTTCACGGCAGAGCATCGGGCGGCGCTGGAATTGCTGGCGGCCCGGATGCGGCAGGCGGGGCTTCGGGTGACGCTGGACGATGCGGGCACGCTGGTCGGGCGGCTGGACGGGCCGAGAGGGCGCGGCGCGCTGCTGATGGGCTCGCACCAGGATTCGGTGCGTCAGGGGGGCGCCTATGACGGGATCATGGGCGTGGTTCTGCCGCTGATCGCGCTGGAGAAATTGCAGGCGGAGGGGCGGGAGCCGCCCTGTGCCGTCGAGGTGCTGGCCTTTGCCGACGAGGAGGGCGTGCGGTTTCCCACGGCGCTGGTTGGCTCGCGCGCGCTGGCCGGAACGGTGGACCCTGCGGTGTTCGATATGGAGGATGCCGATGGCACCTCTCTGCGCGCCGCGATGACGGGGTTCGGCCTGTCGCCCGGTGGGATCGGAGAGCTGAAGCGCGACCCGGGCGACGTGATCGGGTTTGTCGAGACGCATATCGAGCAGGGCCCGGTGCTGGAACGGGCCGGCGAGGCTTTGGGCGTGGTCTCGGCCATTTGCGGGATCGAGCGGCACAGTCTCGGGATCGTGGGCGAGACCGGCCATGCCGGGACCTTGCCGATGGAGGGCCGCAAGGATGCGCTGGTGGCCGGGTCGGCGATCGTGACGGAGGTGAACCGGCTGGCCCGGGAGACGCCGGAGCTGCGCGGCACGGTCGGGTCGTTCGCGATCGGTCCGAACGTGGTGAACGCGGTGCCGCGGGTGGTGCGGATGACGGCGGAGTTCCGGTCGCCGGAGGATGCGGTTCGGCGGGCGGCGGGGGATGCGCTGCATGACTTCGCCGAGCGGGTCTGTGGCGAGATGGGGCTGAGCCTGTCCTGCGAGATGACCTATCAGCAGCCGGCGCAGCCCTGTGCCGCCGGTTTGTCGGACCGGTTGGCAAGGGCCATCAGGGCAGTGGGGGGCAAGGGGCTGGTGCTGCCGTCGGGGGCGACGCATGACGCCTCGGCCATGGCGGATCTGTGCCCGGTGGCCATGCTGTTCGTGCGGTGCCGGGGCGGGGTGAGCCACAGGCCGGAGGAATATGCCGCGCCCGGGGATATGGGGCAGGCGGTGGATGTGCTGGCCGATCTGGTGATGTCGCTGGAGTAGCGGCCTATTCGGCCACTTCCTTGAGGCCGGCGACGAGGTGGTGAAACTTCTCGCCCT from the Roseovarius indicus genome contains:
- a CDS encoding DUF1028 domain-containing protein: MTFSILAHDPDTGTIGGAAATGSLCVGGWVLRGNLAAGMSASQGASPSTLWGEEVLAAMQGGADAAMAVKEVTGADAGQGYRQLAALDLQGHTGAFTGDLNTPEMGSATFGTGVVSGNMLAGLDVLDGMVQAFECANGGLDQRLLAALRAAEKAGGDSRGLLSAALLVLHPDHAPLTLRVDHHPDDPIGALSDLHKRATTGEYAYWAEKVPVANDRERGLD
- a CDS encoding M20 family metallo-hydrolase, whose translation is MTDWGACAADLLDDLASLSEPGSGVTRLPFTAEHRAALELLAARMRQAGLRVTLDDAGTLVGRLDGPRGRGALLMGSHQDSVRQGGAYDGIMGVVLPLIALEKLQAEGREPPCAVEVLAFADEEGVRFPTALVGSRALAGTVDPAVFDMEDADGTSLRAAMTGFGLSPGGIGELKRDPGDVIGFVETHIEQGPVLERAGEALGVVSAICGIERHSLGIVGETGHAGTLPMEGRKDALVAGSAIVTEVNRLARETPELRGTVGSFAIGPNVVNAVPRVVRMTAEFRSPEDAVRRAAGDALHDFAERVCGEMGLSLSCEMTYQQPAQPCAAGLSDRLARAIRAVGGKGLVLPSGATHDASAMADLCPVAMLFVRCRGGVSHRPEEYAAPGDMGQAVDVLADLVMSLE